One region of Planktothrix sp. FACHB-1365 genomic DNA includes:
- the gatC gene encoding Asp-tRNA(Asn)/Glu-tRNA(Gln) amidotransferase subunit GatC codes for MSIDREQVGKVAHLARLKLTPEEEEKFTAQLGEILDYFEQLNELDTAKVPPMTRAIEMSNITRPDQGEPYAKRDNILANAPAQEGDYFKVPKIMAEE; via the coding sequence ATGTCAATTGATCGTGAACAAGTTGGTAAAGTCGCTCATCTCGCTAGACTAAAATTAACCCCAGAAGAAGAAGAAAAATTTACGGCTCAACTGGGTGAAATTTTAGATTATTTCGAGCAATTAAATGAACTCGATACGGCTAAAGTTCCTCCCATGACACGAGCCATTGAAATGAGTAATATTACTCGACCTGATCAAGGGGAACCCTATGCCAAACGGGACAATATTCTAGCCAACGCCCCCGCACAAGAGGGAGACTATTTCAAAGTCCCTAAAATTATGGCCGAAGAATAA
- a CDS encoding photosystem I assembly protein Ycf3 — protein sequence MPRSQRNDNFIDKTFTVMADMILKMLPTNQKAKEAFAYYRDGMSAQADGEYAEALENYYEALTLEEDPYDRSFILYNIGLIHASNGEHEEALEYYHQSIELNPRMPQALNNIAVIYHYQGEKAKEAGDEEKAEQEFRKAAEYWIRAIQLAPNNYIEAQNWLKVTGRSKIDVYF from the coding sequence ATGCCGAGATCACAACGGAACGATAACTTTATTGATAAAACCTTTACGGTTATGGCAGATATGATTCTCAAGATGCTGCCTACCAACCAAAAAGCTAAAGAAGCCTTTGCTTACTATCGAGATGGAATGTCAGCCCAGGCGGATGGGGAATATGCAGAAGCTTTAGAAAATTATTATGAAGCATTAACCTTAGAAGAAGATCCCTATGATCGGAGTTTTATTCTCTATAATATTGGGTTAATTCATGCCAGTAATGGCGAACATGAAGAAGCCTTAGAGTATTATCACCAATCTATTGAATTAAACCCCCGAATGCCTCAAGCTTTGAATAATATTGCGGTCATTTATCATTATCAAGGAGAAAAAGCCAAAGAAGCTGGAGATGAGGAGAAAGCGGAACAAGAATTTCGCAAAGCTGCGGAATATTGGATCAGAGCTATTCAGTTAGCACCCAATAACTATATTGAAGCTCAAAACTGGCTGAAAGTTACCGGAAGAAGCAAGATTGATGTTTATTTCTAA
- a CDS encoding SDR family oxidoreductase: MTIQGKTALITGASRGIGRAIALEFAQHHVKRLILVARDRQRLAELATELEPMGVEVVTLALDLTQPVKVNIAIAQAWRSHGPIEILVNCAGVAHQKPFLQSKLLDVQEEISLNLIGLYTITHAIARRMAHRKSGTIVNVSSLMGKIAAPTMSTYSATKFAILGFTEALRRELATYNIRVMALLPTLTDTDMTRDLKLFRWVVPMTPEQVAKVLVAGLDKDTSEILVGWQSHLAVWCNRFAPWLMEKILLLTSPVTQKIQKSYPILTEADC, encoded by the coding sequence ATGACTATTCAAGGAAAAACAGCCCTAATTACAGGGGCTTCTCGTGGAATTGGCCGAGCAATTGCCTTAGAATTTGCTCAACATCACGTCAAACGTCTAATTCTCGTAGCACGAGATCGTCAGCGATTAGCTGAATTAGCGACAGAATTAGAACCGATGGGGGTGGAAGTCGTTACCTTAGCCTTAGACTTAACCCAACCCGTGAAAGTTAATATTGCCATCGCCCAGGCTTGGCGATCTCACGGGCCAATTGAAATTTTAGTCAATTGTGCTGGAGTCGCCCACCAAAAGCCCTTTTTACAATCCAAACTCCTAGATGTTCAAGAAGAAATCTCCTTGAATTTAATCGGGTTGTATACCATTACTCATGCTATTGCCCGACGCATGGCCCACCGTAAATCGGGAACAATTGTAAATGTATCGAGTTTAATGGGAAAAATTGCGGCTCCCACCATGTCCACCTATTCGGCGACCAAATTCGCGATTTTAGGATTTACCGAAGCCTTACGTCGGGAATTAGCCACCTACAATATTCGCGTTATGGCCTTATTACCCACCTTAACGGATACGGATATGACACGGGATTTAAAACTTTTCCGTTGGGTAGTTCCCATGACCCCCGAACAAGTTGCCAAGGTGTTAGTCGCGGGGTTGGATAAAGACACCTCAGAAATTTTAGTCGGATGGCAAAGCCATTTAGCCGTTTGGTGCAACCGCTTTGCGCCTTGGTTGATGGAAAAAATTCTTCTGTTGACATCCCCCGTCACCCAAAAAATCCAAAAATCCTATCCCATCCTCACCGAAGCGGACTGTTAA
- a CDS encoding tetratricopeptide repeat protein translates to MPLSDTPEKTVFDLHAEAHRYIAQQQFDEAVEVCQQALKLQPRFLPTYSTMGLAKQLQGKLDEAKFWYTKALDLKPDWVEVHANLGTVYVQQQQWQEALQSYQTALHFKPNQAIIYQNLYRVWINLNQPEEANHAWFQALILEPQCVSPQDYMDFGKTLIEKGKLDQALELYTKGVEIYPNWPHSYFSLGEALSRKQQWDEAIAAYNQAISLDSNSNLFYQSLGDALVQQKQWEEAIANYQKAIELSPNFSWTYHQLGNALSEQQRWEEATLAYYQGIALNPKFFGSYFKLGEICSKTGKHQEAVDWYCQAIEINPDSFWLHFTLGNSLLEMQQFEEALTSYQQAIELEPNIDWLYPQIGKLFTGQKQWNQAIDAYCKAVELNPNNLWLLDQLADTLIEQEEIETAISVYQKCLEVTPKAHVLHYQLGNLYNSQGQIDEAIASYQTAINLNSKVAEYYAGLGEAWLKKQELDLAMSYLMDALQMKPDLIEAYQNIAKILQQQGKTEEALKCYNYKELPWSLLEQYCSINPDQLITSDFSSHVTYIPVYPASQISLNPSRTIAQFHPGFIFGQAETRNAFVVILENGKVWGDSATSAIMTAQNELLTDISTGCAELVLSSNKLPPAYKIDGTVAFLSVQWGEAFYHWLYDVLPGIHLIQESGISLDSIDYFVFNSYRSPYQKQTLQKLGIPESKIIESRYQPYIQAQKIIVPAPNFFHNSTATSPWICKFLKQQFVSQDFQKISTNRRIYISREQASYRHLVNQDELLKRLEPLNFESVVLESLTISEQAELMASASVVLTPHGAGLSNIVFCQPGTKVIELFAPTHIPPCYRIISNICELEHYYLIGELVENEALDDITFLGLLDMRINIDDLMCLLELAGVTKPA, encoded by the coding sequence ATGCCATTGTCTGATACTCCAGAGAAAACAGTTTTTGATTTGCACGCCGAGGCACATCGCTATATCGCCCAACAGCAGTTTGATGAGGCGGTTGAAGTCTGTCAGCAAGCACTGAAGTTGCAACCTCGCTTCCTCCCGACTTACAGTACGATGGGGTTGGCCAAACAATTGCAAGGAAAACTGGATGAAGCTAAATTTTGGTATACCAAAGCCCTCGACCTCAAACCCGATTGGGTGGAAGTTCATGCTAATTTAGGGACGGTATATGTTCAACAACAGCAATGGCAAGAAGCCCTGCAATCTTATCAAACTGCGCTGCATTTTAAACCTAATCAAGCCATAATTTATCAGAATTTATATAGGGTTTGGATTAATCTCAATCAACCAGAAGAAGCGAATCATGCTTGGTTTCAAGCCTTAATTTTAGAGCCACAATGCGTTTCTCCTCAAGATTATATGGATTTTGGAAAAACGTTAATTGAAAAAGGCAAATTAGATCAAGCTCTGGAACTGTATACTAAGGGCGTAGAAATTTATCCCAATTGGCCCCACTCCTATTTTAGTTTGGGAGAAGCTTTAAGCCGGAAACAACAATGGGATGAAGCGATCGCCGCCTATAATCAAGCAATTAGTCTTGATTCTAATAGTAATCTGTTTTATCAAAGTTTAGGAGATGCGTTAGTTCAGCAGAAACAATGGGAAGAAGCGATCGCAAATTACCAAAAAGCCATTGAACTCAGCCCGAATTTTTCCTGGACATATCATCAACTGGGAAATGCTTTATCTGAACAACAAAGATGGGAAGAAGCCACCCTTGCTTATTACCAAGGAATTGCCCTTAATCCTAAATTTTTCGGTTCTTATTTTAAATTAGGAGAAATTTGTTCTAAAACCGGAAAACACCAAGAAGCTGTTGATTGGTATTGCCAAGCTATTGAGATTAATCCTGATAGCTTTTGGTTGCATTTTACCCTAGGAAATAGCTTGTTGGAAATGCAACAGTTTGAGGAAGCTTTAACTTCCTATCAGCAAGCAATTGAACTGGAACCTAATATTGATTGGTTATACCCCCAAATCGGAAAATTATTTACAGGTCAAAAACAATGGAATCAGGCAATTGATGCTTATTGTAAAGCCGTTGAACTCAATCCGAATAATCTTTGGCTGTTAGATCAATTAGCAGATACCTTAATTGAACAGGAGGAAATAGAAACTGCTATTTCCGTTTATCAAAAATGTCTTGAAGTGACTCCCAAAGCTCATGTTTTACATTATCAATTAGGGAATTTATATAACTCTCAAGGTCAAATTGATGAAGCGATCGCATCCTATCAAACAGCTATTAATCTTAATTCAAAAGTCGCTGAATATTATGCTGGATTAGGAGAAGCTTGGTTAAAAAAACAAGAATTAGATCTAGCCATGTCCTACTTAATGGACGCTTTACAAATGAAGCCGGATTTAATTGAAGCTTATCAAAATATTGCTAAAATTTTACAGCAGCAAGGAAAAACAGAAGAAGCTTTAAAATGTTATAACTATAAAGAATTACCTTGGTCACTTTTAGAACAATACTGTTCTATTAATCCTGATCAATTGATTACATCAGACTTTAGTTCTCATGTGACTTATATTCCCGTTTATCCAGCTAGTCAAATTTCTCTAAACCCCTCTCGAACAATTGCTCAATTTCATCCCGGCTTTATTTTTGGTCAAGCTGAAACTCGAAATGCTTTTGTCGTGATATTAGAGAATGGGAAAGTCTGGGGAGATTCAGCGACCAGTGCAATTATGACTGCACAAAATGAATTACTCACTGATATTTCAACCGGATGCGCTGAATTGGTTTTATCCTCTAATAAATTACCCCCAGCCTATAAAATTGATGGAACGGTTGCCTTTTTATCCGTGCAATGGGGAGAAGCATTTTATCATTGGTTGTATGATGTTTTACCGGGTATTCATTTGATTCAAGAAAGCGGTATTTCCTTAGATAGTATTGATTATTTCGTTTTCAATAGTTATCGTTCTCCCTATCAAAAGCAAACCTTACAAAAATTAGGTATTCCAGAATCCAAAATTATCGAAAGTCGTTATCAACCTTATATTCAAGCTCAAAAAATTATTGTTCCCGCGCCTAATTTTTTCCATAATTCAACAGCAACTTCTCCTTGGATTTGCAAATTCCTAAAACAACAATTTGTTTCTCAAGATTTTCAGAAAATCTCTACAAACCGTCGCATCTATATTAGTCGAGAACAAGCAAGTTACCGTCATCTGGTGAATCAAGATGAGTTACTTAAACGTTTAGAACCCTTGAACTTTGAGAGCGTTGTACTAGAATCTTTAACGATTTCTGAACAAGCCGAATTAATGGCTAGTGCGTCAGTGGTTTTAACTCCCCATGGTGCGGGCTTATCTAATATTGTGTTTTGTCAGCCTGGAACTAAGGTGATTGAATTATTTGCACCCACTCATATTCCCCCTTGTTATCGAATTATTAGTAATATCTGTGAGCTAGAACATTATTATTTAATTGGAGAGCTTGTCGAAAATGAAGCTTTAGATGATATTACGTTTTTAGGATTATTAGATATGCGGATTAATATCGATGATTTAATGTGCTTACTAGAATTAGCAGGGGTAACAAAACCTGCTTAA